Proteins encoded together in one Meles meles chromosome 7, mMelMel3.1 paternal haplotype, whole genome shotgun sequence window:
- the EMG1 gene encoding ribosomal RNA small subunit methyltransferase NEP1 yields MAAPNGRFQPRERRGGEQEEGWDAVPPKRPRLGAGNKIGGRRLIVVLEGASLETVKVGKTYELLNCDKHKSVLLKNGRDPGEVRPDIAHQSLLMLMDSPLNRAGLLQVYIHTQKNVLIEVNPQTRIPRTFDRFCGLMVQLLHKLSVRAADGPQKLLKVIKNPVSDHFPVGCMKIGTSFSIPVVSDVRELVPSSDPIVFVVGAFAHGQVNVEYTEKMVSISNYPLSAALTCAKLTTAFEEVWGVI; encoded by the exons ATGGCTGCGCCCAATGGCAGATTCCAACCTCGTGAACGGCGCGGTGGGGAGCAGGAAGAGGGCTGGGATGCTGTGCCTCCCAAGCGGCCCCGACTCGGGGCGGGAAACAAGATCGGAGGGCGAAGGCTTATTGTGGTGTTGGAAGGGGCCAGTCTGGAGACGGTCAAG GTAGGAAAGACATATGAGCTACTCAACTGTGACAAGCACAAGTCTGTGTTGTTGAAGAATGGACGGGACCCTGGGGAAGTGAGACCAGACATAGCTCACCAG AGTTTACTGATGCTGATGGACAGTCCCCTGAACCGAGCTGGCTTGCTACAGGTTTATATCCATACACAGAAGAACGTGCTGATTGAAGTGAACCCCCAGACTCGAATTCCCAGAACCTTTGACCGCTTTTGTGGCCTCATGG ttcAGCTTTTACACAAACTCAGTGTTCGAGCAGCTGATGGGCCCCAGAAGCTCTTGAAG GTAATTAAGAATCCGGTATCAGATCACTTTCCAGTTGGATGTATGAAGATTGGTACTTCTTTCTCCATCCCGGTCGTCAGTGATGTACGGGAGTTGGTACCCAGCAGCGACCCTATTGTTTTTGTGGTGGGGGCCTTTGCCCATGGCCAG gTCAATGTGGAGTATACAGAGAAGATGGTGTCCATCAGCAACTACCCCCTTTCTGCAGCCCTCACCTGTGCAAAACTCACCACAGCCTTTGAAGAAGTCTGGGGGGTCATCTGA
- the PHB2 gene encoding prohibitin-2 — protein sequence MAQNLKDLAGRLPSGPRGMGTALKLLLGAGAVAYGVRESVFTVEGGHRAIFFNRIGGVQQDTILAEGLHFRIPWFQYPIIYDIRARPRKISSPTGSKDLQMVNISLRVLSRPNAMELPSMYQRLGLDYEERVLPSIVNEVLKSVVAKFNASQLITQRAQVSLLIRRELTERAKDFSLILDDVAITELSFSREYTAAVEAKQVAQQEAQRAQFLVEKAKQEQRQKIVQAEGEAEAARMLGEALSKNPGYIKLRKIRAAQNISKTIATSQNRIYLTADNLVLNLQDESFTRGSDSLIKGKK from the exons ATGGCCCAGAACTTGAAGGACTTAGCGGGACGGCTGCCCTCCGGGCCCCGGGGCATGGGCACGGCGCTGAAGCTGCTGCTGGGGGCCGGCGCTGTGGCCTACGGCGTCCGCGAATCCGTGTTCACCG TGGAAGGCGGGCACAGAGCCATTTTCTTTAACCGGATCGGTGGCGTGCAGCAGGACACCATACTGGCCGAGGGCCTTCACTTCAG GATCCCCTGGTTCCAGTACCCCATCATCTATGACATTCGGGCCAGACCCCGAAAAATTTCCTCCCCTACAGGCTCCAAAG ACCTGCAGATGGTGAACATCTCCCTGCGAGTACTGTCTCGACCGAATGCCATGGAGCTTCCCAGCATGTATCAGCGCCTAGGGCTAGACTACGAGGAGCGAGTGCTGCCATCCATCGTCAACGAGGTGCTGAAGAGTGTGGTGGCCAAGTTCAATGCGTCACAGCTGATCACCCAGCGGGCCCAG gTATCCTTGTTGATCCGGCGGGAGCTTACAGAGAGGGCCAAGGACTTCAGCCTCATCCTGGATGACGTGGCCATCACAGAGCTGAGCTTCAGCCGAGAGTACACGGCCGCTGTGGAAGCCAAACAAGTGG CTCAGCAGGAGGCCCAGCGAGCCCAGTTTTTGGTggaaaaagcaaagcaggagCAGCGGCAGAAGATTGTGCAGGCGGAGGGTGAGGCTGAGGCCGCCAGAATG CTGGGAGAAGCCCTGAGTAAGAACCCTGGCTATATCAAACTGCGCAAGATCCGAGCAGCCCAGAACATCTCCAAGACG ATTGCCACATCACAGAACCGTATCTATCTCACTGCGGACAACCTCGTTCTGAACCTCCAGGATGAAAGTTTCACCCG GGGCAG TGACAGCCTCATCAAGGGTAAGAAATGA